The Thermodesulfobacteriota bacterium genome includes the window GGCTTACTCCAGAACTAACAGACGCCTTTTTGCGCATTGGCAATACCTCTTCTTTCAGTTAAGATAATAAATTTCATACTCTTGATCTGTCTATGAGTCAAGATTTCTCCTGAAGATGTTCTATCAACAGAGGAGTTAGAGAAAATTAGTACAAATAACTTAGCTATTGACAAACCCCGGCTTTTATAATAGCAAGTTATCTGGTTGTGACCAACACAACGGCGTGCTGGTCGCAGATGACGATGATGTCCGCCTACCCTAAGTGGTAGTGCGGGCTTTTTTTTGCCCGGGTTGTTAAGTATAACTGTTTTGACTATTAATTTATTCAGTATAACTATCAGAAAAAACATTACACGGGAGGGAAAAGAATTATGTCATTTAGCAAACCAAATCGAAGCGCCGCCACCCTGACTACAACCAGGGTGACACCCGCCCCCGGGTCAGGAATTTGTGTGACCTGTGTGGACGGCTGTGAAGGACCGTGCGAAATCGGCCGGTCAGCCCTTAAGGGGAGAGAGGTGATATATCCTACGCCTTTTGGAGTCATCACCTCTGGTTCGGAAAAGGACTACCCGGTAGATTTCTCCCATTTTAATATCCAGGGTACGGCTGTGGGCGCTGTGGGAATTGAGGCTGATTCCGATAAGGCCACATTCCCGGCCGTGGATACGACTACGGCCGTGGGTGCGAGCGGCAACATCAAGCTGAATTTTCCAGTGTTTACCGGTGCAGTTGGGTCCACGGATATCGCCCGTATTAACTGGGAGGATGTGGCTGTGGGTGCAGCCATCTCGGGTGTGTTGGTAGTTGCGGGTGAAAATATTTGTGGCATGGATTCTCAGGCGGAATTCAAGAATGGGAAAATATCCAGGTCGCCGGAGATGGAACGTCGCATTAACGCCTTCCGTCAATGGTACGACGGGACCGGCGGTATTATTATTCAGGCCAATGTAGAAGACACCAAGTTGGGTGTGCCGGAATATGTGATTGGGCAGTTAGGCATCGAGATATTTGAATTAAAGTGGGGCCAGGGCGCCAAAGACATCGGCGGCGAAGTCAAGCTGCATTCGATCGAGAGGGCCTTGCAGTTGAAGGAGCGGGGTTATATCGTGCTCCCGGATCCAACCAATCCCGCCGTCCAAGCCGCCTTTAAGGCCGGTGGTATAACAGAATTTGAACGGCATTCCCGCCTCGGCATGGTAGATGAGGAGGCCTTTTACAAATCGGTCGAACACCTGCGGTCTGTCGGCGCAAAGCATGTGACCCTTAAGACCGGGGCCTATCGCCCGGCAGATCTGGCGCGGGCCATTAAGTTCTCTTCAAATGCCAAGATTGATCTTCTTACCATAGACGGAGCCGGCGGCGGAACCGGCATGAGTCCCTGGCGTATGATGAATGAGTGGGGGATACCCACCGTGTATTTAGAATGCCTGACCTATCAGATGTGTCAGCGGCTGGCGGCCAGGGGAGCCTATATTCCGCCCATTGCCATAGCGGGCGGTCTCTCTCTGGAAGACCATATCTTTAAGGCCTTGGCGCTGGGCGCTCCCTATGTCAAGGCCATTTGCCTGGGACGGGCCATTCTCACTGCGGCCATGGTGGGCAAGACCCATGGAAAGTTAATGGCGCAAAAAATGGAGTTGGAAGGTGAAGATGTAGAGCAAGGATACCTGCGCCTCTTTGCCGTAGGGGCGCAACTTAAAGAACGCTTTGGCAAAGACTTTATCAAACTTCCGGGCGGGGCCATAGGTATGTATTCTTATATTGATAGGCTGAAACAGGGCCTCCAGCAACTTATGGCCGGGTCCAGAAAATTTGCCCTCAAATACATTGATCGTAACGATCTGGTGGCCTTGACCAGGGATGCGGCGGAAGTTTCCGGAATTTCCTATGTCATGGAGTCCGATGCAGCAGAAGTAGATAAGATATTAGGCTAATCTTGATAAACTCGTAAAAAGTCAACATTGGGACGGCACAGTAAAAAGCTCCAGTTGCAAGGCGCGCAAATCCTATTATCCGTTGACCGTTGACCGTTGTCCGTCAACAAACCATGCACTTACGGTGAACTGTGAACGGTGAACTATTTCCATAGCTACGCCGCAGTGACGAAGGATGCCGCGCAACGCAGCAAATGGACTTTTTAAGAAGCCGTCAATCTTAAACATTAGTAAGGGAGGAAGCAAGCTATGTTAAATGTGATATGCAAACACAACTGCAAGTCCTGTTTTGCACTGCCGGTATGTGCAGTGGGGGCCATAATAGACCAGCAGGGTTCCATCTATGTGGATACCGACAAGTGCATCGGCTGCGGCTGTTGCCGCACCGTATGTGTCACCTTCGGATACGACAAGGCCCTGAAAGACAAGACCGTAGAGTGGCTTAAAGGAGCCGCGTAGGGATTTCCATCTCGGACGCAGATGAACGCAGATTGTCAAGATTTTAAATATAAAGAACTAACCGAAGTTAAAGAGAGGTTTTTGATAATTTAAGAAAAATAGTTTTCTGCGGGTATCGGCGAAAATCTGCGTCCTAAATGATTTAGCTGTAGGAAACAGGGAGAACGAGAGATGAACGGATGGATCGGGCGTTGTCTGAGGATAAACCTGACCGAAGGAAGACATAATATTGAGGAGATCGATCCCGGGCTGCTCGAAAAGTTTATAGGGGGGCGGGGCTTGGGCGCCAGGATTTTTACAGACGAAGTTTCCCCTCAGGTAGATCCTCTTTCCCCTGAAAACAAACTCGTCTTTTCTTCGGGTCCCTTGGTGGGCACAGGGGCTATAACCGGGGCCTCGTGCAATGTAATAACCAAGTCCGCATTAACCGGCGGACTGGCCTGTGCAAAGATGCGCGGACATTTTGGCGCCGAGCTGAAATTTGCCGGCTTTGACCTGCTAATCGTAGAAGGCAAGGCCGAGATGCCGGTTATTATCTCGATTATGGATGACAAGGTGAAGCTTACCCCGGCCCTGGAATACTGGGGCCGTACCACGGTGGAAACCGAGGAACTGTTTAAGAATAACCTGGGTGATCCGTGGAGCGCACGGGAAACCTATCTGGTTTCCATTGGTCCGGCAGGCGAGAAACTTTTGCCCCTGGCCAACCTGATTAATGACCGGTTCCTCCCGGTAGGGGGCGCGGGCATCGGCGCGGTTATGGGTTCAAAAAACCTTAAGGCCATTGCCGTCAAAGGCCGGCACTCCCTCCAGGTGGCGGACGGTAATCGATTTATGCAGGTGGTCACCACCCTGATTAATAAGCTCAATAGCGCCCCTCTTACCCAGTCCATGTCTCAAACCGGAACTGCTTTTCTGGTGGGTTTGTGTTACCAGAAAGGAATCCTGCCACAGAATAATTTTCGCCGCGCCCCGCTTCCGTTAAGAAATATCGCTACTGATGCCCTGAACAGCGCCTTTGCCTTGAGGAGTCGCGGCTGTTTTGCGTGCCCTATCGCCTGCATCAAAAAGGCGGATGTTAAACACTCTGCCTACGAAGGGAAAGGGATGGCTCCGACCTATCTGGCTATCGGTTCCCTGGGGGTGAATTGCGGGATTACCGACCTGACTACGATTGGTATGGCGAGTATGATGTGCGGGGAAATGGGACTTGATCCCGTGGCCACCGGAGGGACTCTCGCCACTATTATGGAATTAGTGGAGAAAAAAGTGGTCACCCCTGAGGAGTTAAAAATTGACCTGCGGTTCGGCAACGGGGAGGCCATGGTGGAGGCGCTACGCCTGATGGCCACTAAAAAAGGATATGCCAGACGCCTGGGGCAGGGCGGCCTGGCCTTGGCCAAAGAGTTCGGAAGGCCGGAGGTCTTTATGGGCGTAAAGGGTCATTCGCTGTCTCCTTTTGACCCGCGCGCCATTCAGGGCATGGGACTTCATTTTGCGACATGTAACTATGGGCCGCATCATCTATTCGCCTACACGTTCATTGACGAACTCCTTAATGTACATCAAAGTCTTGATCCATGGGAAATTGGCGGAAAGCCCTTGCTTGTGAAGGAGTATCAGGATACCACCGCTGTCATGGACTCTCTGGGGCTGTGCAATTGGCCTCTGATGGGACTCAAATTCAATAACTACGTACCCATGGTGAACAGTTGCCTGGGAACGAATTATAAGGCAGATGACCTTTTGTTTATCGGTGAAAAGATCTGGAACCTGGAGAGGATGTTTAACCTGAAAGCGGGATTTGACCGGACGCATGATACACTTCCGGAGCGGTTTATCAAGGAACCGGTTCCTGATGGGCCTGCCGAGGGGCAAGTCAGCAGGATAGGTGAGATGCTTCCGGAATATTATCATCTCAGGGGCTGGAATGAACAGGGTGAGCCACGGCCTGAGACGTTACAGGCATTGAACTTGGAGGTGGGAGAGTGCCAAGAATAAAGATCGATCATACCAAATGCACCGGGTGCAGGCATTGTGAGACGGCCTGCTCACTCAATCATGTGGCAAATACGGTAAATCCTAGACGGGCCCGTATAAGGGTGATGAGGGACGGCAATCGCTACTACCCGGTGATCGCCGGGCCGTTTGTGGATGCGGCCTGCACTTCAAAACACTACATCGTCATTGGTGAGCAGACTTATGACATGTGCGCCTTCTGCCGGGCCTCCTGTCCGGAAAAACCGTATTTCGTGGAGGCTGAGACCGGTATCCCTTTGAAATGTGATTTTTGTGGCATACCGCCCAGTCCTTCCTGTGTGCGCTGGTGCAACACCGGTGCCCTGGAACTGGTAGAGGACTAGACG containing:
- a CDS encoding FMN-binding glutamate synthase family protein yields the protein MSFSKPNRSAATLTTTRVTPAPGSGICVTCVDGCEGPCEIGRSALKGREVIYPTPFGVITSGSEKDYPVDFSHFNIQGTAVGAVGIEADSDKATFPAVDTTTAVGASGNIKLNFPVFTGAVGSTDIARINWEDVAVGAAISGVLVVAGENICGMDSQAEFKNGKISRSPEMERRINAFRQWYDGTGGIIIQANVEDTKLGVPEYVIGQLGIEIFELKWGQGAKDIGGEVKLHSIERALQLKERGYIVLPDPTNPAVQAAFKAGGITEFERHSRLGMVDEEAFYKSVEHLRSVGAKHVTLKTGAYRPADLARAIKFSSNAKIDLLTIDGAGGGTGMSPWRMMNEWGIPTVYLECLTYQMCQRLAARGAYIPPIAIAGGLSLEDHIFKALALGAPYVKAICLGRAILTAAMVGKTHGKLMAQKMELEGEDVEQGYLRLFAVGAQLKERFGKDFIKLPGGAIGMYSYIDRLKQGLQQLMAGSRKFALKYIDRNDLVALTRDAAEVSGISYVMESDAAEVDKILG
- a CDS encoding aldehyde ferredoxin oxidoreductase family protein, which translates into the protein MNGWIGRCLRINLTEGRHNIEEIDPGLLEKFIGGRGLGARIFTDEVSPQVDPLSPENKLVFSSGPLVGTGAITGASCNVITKSALTGGLACAKMRGHFGAELKFAGFDLLIVEGKAEMPVIISIMDDKVKLTPALEYWGRTTVETEELFKNNLGDPWSARETYLVSIGPAGEKLLPLANLINDRFLPVGGAGIGAVMGSKNLKAIAVKGRHSLQVADGNRFMQVVTTLINKLNSAPLTQSMSQTGTAFLVGLCYQKGILPQNNFRRAPLPLRNIATDALNSAFALRSRGCFACPIACIKKADVKHSAYEGKGMAPTYLAIGSLGVNCGITDLTTIGMASMMCGEMGLDPVATGGTLATIMELVEKKVVTPEELKIDLRFGNGEAMVEALRLMATKKGYARRLGQGGLALAKEFGRPEVFMGVKGHSLSPFDPRAIQGMGLHFATCNYGPHHLFAYTFIDELLNVHQSLDPWEIGGKPLLVKEYQDTTAVMDSLGLCNWPLMGLKFNNYVPMVNSCLGTNYKADDLLFIGEKIWNLERMFNLKAGFDRTHDTLPERFIKEPVPDGPAEGQVSRIGEMLPEYYHLRGWNEQGEPRPETLQALNLEVGECQE